The genomic window AGCTGCTGAAGACGGTTCCCACCGTGCTGGGCGAGGCCCTGATCTACAAGGGTGACGCGCCGGACGCCCTGGCCCGCACCGCGCAGGCCCTGACGGCCGAGGGCTACCAGGCCAGCAGCGAGGCGCCCCAGGCGGACGCGGCGGGCGTGACCACCCTGACCCTCACGAAGGACGATCAGCAGTTCCAGCTGACCGAGCGCAGCACCATGGGCCTGACCGTCGTGGCTCTCGCCCGCGTGCCGGATAGTGCGCCCGCCCCTGCGGCGGCTGAGACGCCCGCCCCGGGCAGTTCCCCGACCACCGACGCCGCGCCCGCTGAGCCTGCTCCGGACGCCACCCCGGCAGAGGCGGCCCCTGCGGAGACCGCGCCTGCCGAGCCCGCCCCGAGCGAGCCAGCACCGCCCGCGCCGACTGAACCGGCGCCCACGGAGCCCATACCGGGCAACCCGGCCCCAGCGGACCCCGTGGCGCCCCCCGCGCCCGTCACGCCGCCCAGCCTGCCCTGAGCGCCACGCTCCTCCAGATTCACAGCCGCCCCCTGACCGGGGCGGTTTTTGCATTTACCCCTCCCCTCATTACGAGAAGCCAGGTCTGCTGGCGGTTCGCGCGGCGCCTGCGCGGCCCGAGGACGGTGGGCACATATCCAGTTGGTAGACGAACTGCGGCCTCCCAGGCCACATGGAAGAACCTGCGGGCGTCCGGAGAGTGAGCGAGGCACCTGGCCTACGCCCGCTACTGCGCGGTGCGTCAGGTCAAGGAGACGCCGCCCATCCTGTCTGGACGGGCGGCGCTCGGAGCGGTGAGGGTTACTCTTCGCTCTTCTCTTCGGTGCTTTCGGTTTCGCCTTCGGTCTCGCTGGCGGCTTCGGCCTTGGCTTCCTCGACCGTGGCGTCGCCTTCGAGGATCGCGGCGGCGGCTTCCTCGCTGATCTCGCCAGCGGCGACCAGACCGGCCACCTGGGCGGCCTGCTGCTCAGCGGCGGCTTCGCCTTCGCTGAGGCGGGGCGGCAGGACGCTGATCACGACCTGCTCGGTGTCACCGGCCAGCTTCACGCCGTCGGGCAGTTTGACCTGACCGGCGGTGACGTGGTCACCGATGTTCAGCTTGGTGACGTCCACGACGAGTTCCTGGGGGATGCGGCGGGGGCCGGGCGCGATGACGCTCAGGTTGTGAACGACGATGTCCACGAGGCCGCCCATGACTTCGCCCTGGCTCTTACCCTTGGTGTGCACGGGGACGTTCACTTCGACGGGTTCACCGTAGGTGACCATGTAGAAGTCCACGTGGATGGGGGTGCGCTTGCGCTTGTCCATCTGCACGGTCTTGACCAGCGCGGGGAAGGTCTCGCCGCCTTCGATGGTGATGTCGAACAGGCCGGTGGTGCTGGTCTGGCGGAAGGCGCGGTCGAAGGCCTTCTTGTCGATGGTGAAGGAGACGTTCTTCTCCTTGTTGTAGGCGACGGCGGGGATCAGGCCGTCAGCGAGCTTTTCCTGGCTCTTGCGGGGTTTGGCGTTCAGTTCCATGTGCTCTTTCTCCTTCGGGGACGTTCTTCGCCGCCTCACTCTCGCCGCGCGGGTCCGCTCGGGGCGGGGCGGGGGGCGGGCGTGCAACCGTGACAGCATAGCAAACGCGCGTAGCCCGGTGGAAGGGTTCTGCGGGGCTCTGCTAGACTCTGTGGCGTTGCCGCGCGGCTCCCCC from Deinococcus radiotolerans includes these protein-coding regions:
- a CDS encoding 50S ribosomal protein L25/general stress protein Ctc translates to MELNAKPRKSQEKLADGLIPAVAYNKEKNVSFTIDKKAFDRAFRQTSTTGLFDITIEGGETFPALVKTVQMDKRKRTPIHVDFYMVTYGEPVEVNVPVHTKGKSQGEVMGGLVDIVVHNLSVIAPGPRRIPQELVVDVTKLNIGDHVTAGQVKLPDGVKLAGDTEQVVISVLPPRLSEGEAAAEQQAAQVAGLVAAGEISEEAAAAILEGDATVEEAKAEAASETEGETESTEEKSEE